One stretch of Verrucomicrobiota bacterium DNA includes these proteins:
- a CDS encoding isoprenylcysteine carboxylmethyltransferase family protein — MFIRAIAMGGDGGANRDALELMVNLFKTLLFTILAPGTLTVIVPWLLLPPGSRRMHGELADVVGLIAIVFGAAIYFWCAWDFAFAGKGTPAPYDPPKLLVTQGLYRLVRNPIYVGLMFVLLGEALMFASPTLLVYAPGMWLAFHLRIILYEERVLKKQFGEEYLEYCRKVPRWIPRWPDRNSE, encoded by the coding sequence GTGTTCATTCGTGCAATCGCGATGGGTGGAGATGGCGGCGCCAATCGTGACGCCTTGGAACTTATGGTGAACCTGTTCAAGACATTGCTCTTCACGATTCTGGCGCCGGGGACGCTGACGGTGATCGTGCCTTGGTTGTTATTGCCACCGGGCAGCCGGAGGATGCACGGCGAGCTTGCGGATGTCGTTGGTCTGATCGCCATTGTGTTTGGCGCGGCCATTTATTTCTGGTGCGCCTGGGATTTCGCATTCGCCGGCAAAGGCACACCCGCGCCTTACGACCCGCCCAAGCTGCTGGTGACGCAAGGACTCTATCGCCTGGTCAGAAACCCGATTTATGTCGGCCTCATGTTCGTGTTACTGGGTGAAGCGTTGATGTTTGCGTCGCCGACGTTGCTGGTTTACGCGCCGGGGATGTGGCTGGCATTTCACCTGCGGATCATTCTGTATGAAGAACGGGTGCTGAAAAAACAATTCGGCGAGGAGTATCTGGAGTATTGCCGCAAGGTGCCGCGATGGATTCCGCGTTGGCCAGATCGAAACAGTGAATGA
- a CDS encoding (Fe-S)-binding protein — protein sequence MNARLSHLKDLDYSVVQQCMHCGLCLPTCPTYDATKLERNSPRGRIALMRAIADDRLAATKAFGDEMYFCLGCLACMTACPAGVNYAELFEHARAEAEQSGALSSPKRSLIRSLTLRWLFMDLSRLHLVGRVIRLYQQLGLQTLIRRSGGLKLLPKRLRELEAMTPTIQGKFSAELIVPITPAVGQKKYRVAALTGCAQDLMFSDVNRDTVEVLARNGCEVVTPSEQLCCGSLHAHNGEWELAQRLARRNIDQFPPDKFDAIITNAAGCGSHLKHYAKLLADDPAYETRAQLWDAKVKDVHEWLAHIGIQPPAATAQPEQTVTYHEACHLCHGQKITAQPREVLRAVPNLKLVELPESTWCCGSAGIYNLIQPEMADDLLDRKLQHIKSTKAGVVATGNPGCLAQIINGARKQNLSLRVVHPITLLAEAYRRGSQ from the coding sequence ATGAACGCCCGTCTTTCGCACCTCAAAGACCTGGATTACTCCGTGGTGCAACAATGCATGCACTGCGGCCTTTGCCTGCCGACCTGCCCGACCTACGACGCCACCAAACTGGAACGCAACAGCCCGCGCGGGCGCATCGCCCTGATGCGCGCCATTGCCGATGACCGGCTCGCTGCGACGAAGGCATTTGGTGACGAGATGTATTTTTGCCTCGGTTGCCTGGCCTGCATGACGGCCTGCCCGGCGGGCGTGAATTATGCCGAGCTGTTCGAGCACGCACGAGCGGAAGCCGAACAAAGCGGCGCGCTAAGTTCGCCAAAACGAAGTTTAATCCGCAGCCTCACCCTGCGCTGGCTGTTCATGGATTTGAGCCGGCTGCATCTGGTTGGTCGCGTGATCCGGCTGTATCAACAACTCGGCTTGCAAACGCTCATTCGGCGCAGTGGCGGATTGAAGTTGTTGCCCAAACGTCTGCGTGAATTGGAGGCTATGACGCCGACGATTCAGGGAAAGTTTTCGGCGGAACTGATCGTGCCCATCACCCCGGCTGTCGGCCAGAAGAAATACCGCGTCGCCGCGCTTACCGGTTGCGCTCAGGATTTGATGTTCAGCGACGTGAACCGCGACACCGTCGAAGTCCTTGCACGCAACGGCTGCGAAGTTGTCACGCCGTCGGAGCAACTGTGCTGCGGTTCGCTCCACGCGCACAACGGCGAATGGGAACTGGCTCAACGACTGGCGCGCAGAAACATCGACCAGTTTCCGCCGGACAAATTCGATGCCATCATCACCAACGCCGCCGGTTGCGGGTCGCACCTCAAGCATTACGCGAAGTTGCTCGCCGATGATCCGGCTTACGAAACGCGCGCGCAATTGTGGGATGCGAAAGTAAAAGACGTTCACGAATGGCTGGCGCACATCGGCATTCAACCGCCGGCGGCGACTGCGCAGCCAGAGCAAACCGTCACTTACCACGAAGCCTGCCATCTTTGTCACGGCCAGAAGATCACGGCGCAACCGCGGGAGGTCTTGCGTGCGGTTCCAAATCTAAAACTGGTCGAGTTGCCTGAAAGCACCTGGTGTTGCGGCAGCGCCGGAATCTACAATCTCATTCAGCCGGAAATGGCCGACGATCTCCTCGACCGCAAACTCCAGCACATCAAGTCAACCAAGGCTGGCGTTGTCGCCACCGGCAATCCCGGTTGTCTGGCGCAAATCATCAACGGCGCGAGAAAGCAAAACCTGTCGCTGCGTGTTGTTCATCCCATTACGCTCCTGGCGGAGGCGTATCGGCGCGGTAGCCAATAG
- a CDS encoding bifunctional 4-hydroxy-2-oxoglutarate aldolase/2-dehydro-3-deoxy-phosphogluconate aldolase — MRSKTEIISLLANPGIIAVVRAQMAEQVLPLSEALIAGGVIAVEITMTTPNAIEAIRKASQTIGARGLIGVGTVLDAQTCHAAIDAGAEFVVSPIMRPELVTAAHAADRPVMVGAYTPTEAQLAHEVGADFIKIFPADKLGPEYIKAIRAPLPHLRIVPTGGVDLSNAAAFLKAGCAALGVGSSLVSAQILREENWTELTRLAAEFVRIAQSVPR; from the coding sequence ATGCGTTCCAAAACTGAAATCATTTCCCTCCTGGCCAATCCCGGCATCATCGCCGTGGTTCGCGCGCAAATGGCCGAGCAAGTTCTGCCGTTGTCTGAAGCGTTGATCGCCGGTGGCGTCATCGCGGTTGAAATCACGATGACGACGCCCAATGCGATTGAAGCCATTCGCAAAGCAAGCCAAACAATCGGCGCGCGAGGGTTGATCGGCGTGGGCACGGTGCTGGACGCGCAGACTTGTCACGCCGCCATCGACGCCGGGGCGGAGTTTGTCGTCAGCCCCATCATGCGACCGGAACTGGTCACTGCCGCGCATGCGGCCGATCGGCCCGTCATGGTGGGCGCGTACACACCGACGGAAGCGCAACTGGCGCACGAAGTGGGCGCGGACTTCATCAAGATTTTTCCCGCCGACAAGCTTGGCCCGGAATACATCAAGGCCATTCGCGCGCCCCTGCCGCATCTGCGCATTGTGCCGACCGGCGGCGTGGATTTGTCGAACGCGGCCGCATTTTTGAAAGCAGGTTGTGCGGCGCTCGGCGTCGGGTCGTCGCTTGTTTCCGCGCAGATTTTGCGCGAGGAAAACTGGACGGAGCTGACCCGGTTGGCAGCGGAATTTGTGAGGATCGCGCAAAGTGTGCCGCGATAA
- the lipA gene encoding lipoyl synthase, translating into MVTTTEPKRPRLPEWLRLKLPTADTFAHTRALLDELKLHTVCESAKCPNHWDCWSKGTATFMIAGDRCTRACGFCAVTTAKPLALEADEPARVAEATRRMKLKHVVITAVARDDLADGGAEHFHHTIDAVRNLNPGIVIEVLVPDFLDRDASIDAVLSANPEIFNHNLETVRRLTPSVRSRATYDRSLRVLGKVKAKRGASIYTKSGLMLGLGETEEELFQAMSDLRSANCDILTLGQYLQPTLRHLPVVDFIPPAKFAEYKLAAEQMGFVHVASGPMVRSSYHADEFTRPSVS; encoded by the coding sequence ATTGTGACGACCACCGAACCCAAACGCCCGCGTCTGCCGGAATGGTTGCGGCTCAAACTGCCAACCGCCGACACGTTCGCTCACACCCGCGCTTTGCTCGATGAACTGAAACTTCACACCGTCTGCGAGAGCGCCAAATGCCCGAACCACTGGGATTGTTGGAGCAAAGGCACGGCGACGTTCATGATCGCCGGCGACCGCTGCACGCGCGCCTGCGGTTTCTGCGCAGTCACGACGGCCAAACCGCTCGCCCTCGAAGCCGACGAACCTGCTCGCGTAGCCGAAGCGACGCGCCGCATGAAACTCAAGCACGTTGTCATCACCGCCGTCGCGCGCGACGATCTGGCGGACGGCGGGGCGGAACATTTTCATCACACCATCGACGCGGTACGCAACCTAAATCCCGGCATCGTCATCGAGGTGCTTGTGCCTGACTTCCTCGACCGCGATGCTTCAATCGATGCCGTGCTCTCGGCGAACCCGGAGATTTTCAATCACAATCTCGAAACGGTGCGGCGACTGACGCCGAGCGTCCGTTCGCGCGCGACTTACGACCGTTCTCTAAGGGTGTTGGGCAAAGTGAAGGCCAAACGCGGTGCCAGCATCTACACGAAGTCCGGCCTGATGTTGGGCTTGGGCGAAACCGAGGAGGAATTGTTTCAAGCGATGAGCGACTTGCGCAGCGCAAACTGCGACATCCTCACGCTGGGACAATATCTGCAACCGACGTTGCGTCACCTGCCGGTGGTGGATTTCATTCCGCCCGCAAAGTTCGCCGAATACAAACTCGCGGCGGAGCAGATGGGCTTCGTTCACGTCGCCAGCGGACCAATGGTGCGCAGTTCCTACCACGCCGACGAATTCACGCGGCCGTCAGTGTCGTAG